From Roseateles sp. SL47:
TACCAAGGCTGTCCGGAGATCTTCTCCACCACCGCGCCGACCAGCACATAGCCGGAGTTGTTGTAGGCCCACCGCTCGCCGGGTGCGAAATCGACGGGCAGGTTTTTGAACTCATTGATGAGCTCAGCCGTGCTGAGATCCCGCCGCACGGGATTGCCCATGTAGCCCGGGATCCCGGTGTAGCTCTTCACGCCGGACGTGTGATTGAGCAACTGTCGCAGCGTGATCTTGTCGCCGTTGGGATAGTCCGGCAGAAACCGGGACAGAGGATCGTCCAGGGCCGCCTTGCCTTGGTCGATCTGCTTGAGCAGCGACGCTGCGGCGAACTGTTTCGTGACGGAGCCGATGCGCAGCAACTGGTCCGGTTGCATGGCAACACCGAGCTCGATGCTGGCCATGCCCCGAGCTCCCTTGTAAAGCAATTGGTCTCCGCGCGCGACCAGCACGGTGAAGCCAGGGCTGTCAGGACCGTACTTCTGCTGGTCCAGCAGTTTGTTGGCGTAGGCCGCCATGGCGGAAGGCGTGGCCAGTTGGCCCGCGTGGGCTCCATGGACCAGCAGAGACAGGAGCACTGCAACGGGAATCAGGCATTGGCGCATGAGTCAAGGCAAAGGGTTTGAACCGTGCGCAGTATGTGTGGCCACGACCATCACAGCGAACCCTTTGCGACAGACGACAGAAATCCCGGGATGGAATGTTCGCTGATGGTCATTCGGCCATGGCGATCACAGCATTCACAGCCCGCCCGTCGGCGTCTCGCCATGCGCGCCCTTCATTGCCGAGGTGACGCGCGTGGCGCGCGTCACCGCGTTGGTATCAGCGCAGGGCTTCTGCCACGCCCCGCAGCGCGGGCGATTCCTTGGCCTGGATGAGATACACCGGCACCGATTCCATGTAAGCGCGGAACCGGCCCTTGCTCAGGAAGCGCTCATGGAACGCAGACGTCTCCAGACGCTCGATCACCCGTGGCAGCACGCCGCCCCCCAGGTAGACGCCGCCGCGCGCGCCCAGCGTGAGTGCCAGGTTGCCAGCGACCGAGCCGAGGAAGGCAAACATCAGCGCCAGCGTTTCGTCCGCACGGGCGTCGCTGCGATCCAGCGCCTTGGCACTGATCGTGGGGGCATCCAGGCGGGCCGGGACCGGAACGCCGTCCAGCTCGCACAGCGCTTCATACATCCACACCAAACCCAGCCCCGACACCGCACGCTCGGCCGATGCATGGCCAAAGCGCTTCTGCAGCACCGCCACCACCGCCTGCTCGCGCGGCGTGACCGCCGCCAAGGTCACATGGCCGCCTTCGCCCTGCAGCGGGCGATAGCTGCCGTCACCCGCAGGCACCAGCCCTGAGACGCCCAGGCCGGTCCCCGGCCCGATCAGCGCCAGCGCGCCGCCCGCGTCCGGCTGACCGGCACGGATCTGGCGCTTTTCTTCCGGCGCCAGCGTCGGCAGCGCCAAGGCCAGCGCGGTGAAATCGTTGATCACCACCAGCCGCTCCAGGCCGATGGCCTGACGAAGCGCCTCGATGGAGAACGACCAGTGATGGTTCGTCATGTGGACCTGGTCGCCCACGATGGGATTGGCGATGCCGATGGCGCCTTGCGCCGGCCCCTGACCAGCCCCATTCCGGCCCGTGTCAGCCAGATAGGTCTCGATGGCGGTCTGCAGGCTGGGATAGTCCGCACACGCATAGGTGCGGACATCCGTCAGCGCGCCTTGCGGCTGCGCCTGCCAGGCGAATCGGGCATTGGTGCCACCCACGTCGGCCAGAAGACGGCCCTGGGCCGAAGCGCCCTGGGGCGCAGGATCAAGCATCGCACTCATGTGAAGAAGAATCGGGTCAGGAGCAACGGGTGAGGAGCAACGGGTCCGCTCAGGCCAGCCGCTTTTCGCTGCCAGCATCGAACAGATGGGCCGATTCTGCCGCCCATTGCAGGCGCACCGTATCACCCACGTGAAGGTGGGGGTTGCCAGCCACGCGCGACGTGATCTGCCCCAGCGGAGTATCCACCAGCAGATAGGTCTCCGGACCGGTCGGTTCAATCATCACCAGCTTGCCGGGCACGCCGTCATCCGCCAGGCGGATGTGCTCCGGGCGAAGCCCGTACAGGCAACCGCCATTGCCAGCGATCGTGGCATCGATGGTGGCTTGCTGCTGGGCGTTGACCGGCAGCGCCACGCCCTGGGCCCGCAGGCCCTCTTGTTGACGCTCTGCAGTGACGAAGTTCATGGTCGGCGAGCCAATGAACTCGGCCACAAAGCGGTTGGCCGGGCGGGTGTAGATTTCTTCCGGCGTGCCGAACTGCTGCACCAGACCATCACGCATGACGGCGATGCGGTCGCCCAGCGTCATGGCTTCCACCTGGTCGTGGGTCACATAGACGGTGGTGGTGCGGGTGCGTTGATGCAGCAGCTTGATCTCGGCACGCATCTCGATGCGCAGCTTGGCATCCAGGTTGGACAGCGGCTCGTCGAACAGGAACAGCTTCGGATCGCGTGCCAGCGCACGGCCCATGGCCACGCGCTGACGCTGGCCGCCGGAGAGCTGGCCCGGCTTGCGGTCCAGCAGGTGGTCGATCTGCAGCATCTTGGACACGCGCTGCACGGTCTCGTCGCGCTGCGCCTTCGGCACCTTGCGCATCTCCAGACCAAACGCGATGTTCTGCGCCACATTCATGTTGGGGTAGAGCGCATAGCTCTGGAACACCATGGCGATGTCACGGTCCTTGCTGGGCAGGTAGGTGATATCGCGGTCGCCAATGTGGATGGCGCCGGAGGTGGGGTGCTCCAGGCCGGCAATCATCGCCAGCAGGGTGGACTTGCCGCAGCCCGACGGGCCGACCAGGATCAGGAATTCACCGGCATCGATGGAGAGGTCGATGCCCTTGAGAATGTCGGCCGCGCCGTAGCTCTTGCGGACCTGGGAAATGGTGAGCGCACCCATTGCTTATCCTTTCACGGCGCCGGCGGTCAGGCCGCGCACGAAATACTTGCCAGCGACGACGTAGACCACGAGGGTCGGCAGGGCGGCGATCAGCGCCGCGGCCATGTCCACGTTGTATTCCTTGACCGTGCTGGTGGTGTTGGCGAGGTTGTTCAGGCCGACGGTGATCGGCTTGCTGTCGGCGCCGGAGAACACGACGCCGTAGAGGAAGTCATTCCAGATCGAGGTGAACTGCCAGATCAGGGTCACGACCAGGATCGGTGTGGACAGCGGCACCACGATGCGCCAGAAGATCTGCCAGAACGAGGCACCGTCCAGCGTGGCCGCCTTGATCAGCTCGTCCGGCAGGCCGGCGTAGTAGTTGCGGAAGAACAGCGTGGTGGACGGCATGCCCGCCAGCACGTGCACCAGGATCAGGCCCCACACCGAGCTGGCAATGCCCAGCATGCCCAGCACCTGGCTCATCGGCAGCAGCACCACCTGCATCGGCATGAACACACCGAACAGCAGGAAGGCAAACATCACTTCGCTGCCACGGAAGCGCCACTTGGTCAGCACATAGCCGTTGAGCGCCCCCAATGCAGTGGAGATCAGCACGGCGGGCACCACCATGTAGACCGAGTTCATGAAGAAGGGCTTGAGGCCGCCGCAGTCCGTGCCGGTGCAGGCGCTGCCCCAGGCCTTGGACCACGCCTCGAAGCTGGGGCTCATCGGGATGGAGAGCAGCGTGCCGTTGCGCACTTCGTCCATGGTCTTGAACGAAGTGCTGACCATCACATACAGCGGGGTCAGGAAGAAGGCCGCAAAGCCCAGAAGCACCAGCAGCAGCAGCACGCGCTGCCAGCTCAGGCCGCTGGGCCGGCGGGCCGGCACGACGGAGGAGGAAGAAGATGTCATCTCGGGGCTCATGGCGACGCTCATGACTTCGAACGCAGCTCGGAATAGAGATAAGGCACCACGATGGCCGCGATGGTCGCCAGCATCATGGTGGCACTGGCAGCACCCAGGCCGATCTGGCCGCGCGAGAACGCCATGGTGTACATGAAGGTCGCGGGCAGGTCGGTGGCATAACCGGGGCCGCCAGCGGTCAGTGCGATCACCAGGTCGAAGCTCTTGATGGCGATGTGCGCCACCACCATGACGGTGGAGAAGAACACCGGACGAAGCGTCGGAATGATGATGCGCCAGTAGATGCGAGCCAGCGAGGCGCCGTCCACCTGGGCTGCCTTGATGATGGAATCGTCGATGCCGCGCAGGCCGGCCAGGAACAGGGCCATCACAAAGCCCGACGACTGCCAGATGCCGGCAATCACCACGCAGTAAAGGGCATGGTCAGGGTCCACCAGCCAGTCAAACCGGAAGTTCTCGAAACCCCAGGACTGCACCAGGTGCTCGATGCCCAGGCCGGGGTTGAGAATCCACTTCCAGGCCGTCCCGGTGACGATGAAGGACAAGGCCATCGGGTAGAGATAGATGGTGCGCAGGGCGCCTTCAGCACGGATCTTCTGATCCAGCAGGATGGCCAGCAGCAGGCCCAGCACGGTGGTGCCGCCGATGAACAGCACGCCAAACACACCGAGATTGGTCAGGGCCACCCACCACCGATCGTTGTCGAACAGTGCGCGGTATTGGTCCAGACCGACGAATTCATAGTTGGGCAGCAGCCGCGAGGCGGACAGCGACAGATAGCCGTTCCAGGCCATCAGCCCATAAATGAAGAGGAAGGAGAGAAGGAAGGTGGGCGCCACCACCAGCTTGGGAAGCCAGGGGCTGCGCGGTGCACGAGAGGCGGACATGCTGGGCGGCGGGGTACTGCAAGAGGGGCGGGGGGGAAAGCGAACGGGGCAGCCCCTCACGGAGCCGCCCCGAACGCCTTGACTTACTTCGTCTTCGACGCAGACACCAGGCGGGTTTGTGCTTCCTTGGCGGTCATCTTGTCGCTGTTCCAGAACTGGCTCACGACGTCCTTCATCGCGCCTTCGGCAGCGGCCGGAACGGCCATGCCATGGGCGATGGAGGGCACCAGGGTGCCGGACTTGGCATCGGCGGCAAAGTCCACAGCCGACTGCTTGGCGCAGTCGTCGAACTTGGCCATGTTCATGCCGGTGCGGACCGGGATCGAGCCCTTGTTCAGGTTGAACAGTTCCTGGAATTCCGGCGACATGATGGCCGTGGCCAGGTCCTGCTGAGCCTTCTCATTGGCCGCATTCTTCAGCTTGAACATCGCAAAGGAGTCGATGTTGAAGGTGTAGGACTTGGCCGTACCGGGAGCGGCTGTACACAGGAAGTCCTTGCCCGGGGTCTTGCCCGCAGCCACGAACTCGCCCTTGGCCCAGTCACCCATCAGCTGCATGCCGGCTTCGCCCTTGATCACCATGGCGGTGGCCAGGTTCCAGTCGCGGCCCGGAGCGTTCTTGTCGGTGTAGTCCTTGATGCGCTTGAAGGTGGTCAGCACCTTCTCCATCTGCGGGCTCTGCAGGGTGGCGGGGTCCAGCTGGACCAGCGCCTTCTTGTAGAAGTCCACGCCACCGACGCCCAGGGCGACCGATTCGAAGGTGGTGAAGTCCTGCCAGTTCTGGCCACCGTGCGCCACGGGGATGATGCCGGCCTTCTTCAGCGCCTCGGCGGTGACGAAGAACTCGTCCCAGGTGGTGGGCACCTTGGCATTGGCCTTCTTCAGCGCTTCCGGGTTCACCCACAGCCAGTTCACGCGGTGGACGTTCACCGGTGCGGCAATGTAGTGGCCCTTGTACTTCATGATGTTGGCCACCACCGGCGGGATCAGTTCATCCCACTTGCCGGCTGCCGCCACGCCATCGATGTTGGTCAGCACGCCTTCAGCGGCCCATTCCTGCAGGGAAGGGCCCTTGATCTGAGCGGCGGCCGGGGCATTGCCAGACACCACACGCGACTTCAGCACGGTCATGGCGGAGTCTCCGCCGCCGCCGGCCACGGCGAAGTCCTTCCAGGTGTGGCCTTGCTTTTGCAGCTGAGCCTTCAGGGCGGTGGCGGCCTTGGCCTCGCCGCCACTGGTCCACCAGTGCAGCACTTCGACTTCACCGGCGTGGGCCGCACCGGCACCCGCGAGCACGGCCACCAGGGCCGTGGCCTTCGCGAGTTGCTTGAGCTTCATCATTTGCTTTGTCTCCTTGTGAGAGGGAGGTTGTGTTCTACAGCCTGGGATGACAGCGATTCAGATGTAGGGGTTTGTGGCCGATCAGAACCACACTTCGACCTGGGCACCGAAGCTGGTGCCGGAGGTCTTGTCTTCGAAGTTCACGTTGTTGGTGACGTTGCCGGCGGCGCGATTCCACTTGGCGTGGGTCACGTACAGGCGGAACTCAGGGCGGTCCATCAGGGCCGGGCCGACCGACAGCGTGGGGGCGAACGTCAGCTTGGTCAAGCGGGCCGTCTGGCCGCCATCGGGCTTGTACTGGGACACGCCGGCTTCGGTCAGCAGCTTGAAGTTGCGGGTGACGGCGTAGGAGACACGACCACCGACGGAGCCCGACTTGGTCGCGACGCCCTGGTTGTCCTTCTCTTGTGCGTACAGCACCATGGCCATGCCGCCCCAGGCGCCGGTCTGCCAGTTCACCGATTCAACCACGCGGTACTTCTTGGCGGCGGAAGTGTCGGTCAGGTTGCCGAAGTTGGAGTTCAGGCCGGTGGAGCCTTGGGCGTATTGCAGCCAGATCACGTTGTTCAGGCCGGTGCCGAACAGGTTTGCCTGCTCATGCTTGAAGGTCAGGCCCCAGCCGTTGGTGCCGCCAGCAAACTGGGCCTTGGTGACCGTGCCGAACACGCTCAGCTTGCCGCCGTCA
This genomic window contains:
- a CDS encoding glucokinase — protein: MSAMLDPAPQGASAQGRLLADVGGTNARFAWQAQPQGALTDVRTYACADYPSLQTAIETYLADTGRNGAGQGPAQGAIGIANPIVGDQVHMTNHHWSFSIEALRQAIGLERLVVINDFTALALALPTLAPEEKRQIRAGQPDAGGALALIGPGTGLGVSGLVPAGDGSYRPLQGEGGHVTLAAVTPREQAVVAVLQKRFGHASAERAVSGLGLVWMYEALCELDGVPVPARLDAPTISAKALDRSDARADETLALMFAFLGSVAGNLALTLGARGGVYLGGGVLPRVIERLETSAFHERFLSKGRFRAYMESVPVYLIQAKESPALRGVAEALR
- a CDS encoding ABC transporter ATP-binding protein, translated to MGALTISQVRKSYGAADILKGIDLSIDAGEFLILVGPSGCGKSTLLAMIAGLEHPTSGAIHIGDRDITYLPSKDRDIAMVFQSYALYPNMNVAQNIAFGLEMRKVPKAQRDETVQRVSKMLQIDHLLDRKPGQLSGGQRQRVAMGRALARDPKLFLFDEPLSNLDAKLRIEMRAEIKLLHQRTRTTTVYVTHDQVEAMTLGDRIAVMRDGLVQQFGTPEEIYTRPANRFVAEFIGSPTMNFVTAERQQEGLRAQGVALPVNAQQQATIDATIAGNGGCLYGLRPEHIRLADDGVPGKLVMIEPTGPETYLLVDTPLGQITSRVAGNPHLHVGDTVRLQWAAESAHLFDAGSEKRLA
- a CDS encoding carbohydrate ABC transporter permease codes for the protein MTSSSSSVVPARRPSGLSWQRVLLLLVLLGFAAFFLTPLYVMVSTSFKTMDEVRNGTLLSIPMSPSFEAWSKAWGSACTGTDCGGLKPFFMNSVYMVVPAVLISTALGALNGYVLTKWRFRGSEVMFAFLLFGVFMPMQVVLLPMSQVLGMLGIASSVWGLILVHVLAGMPSTTLFFRNYYAGLPDELIKAATLDGASFWQIFWRIVVPLSTPILVVTLIWQFTSIWNDFLYGVVFSGADSKPITVGLNNLANTTSTVKEYNVDMAAALIAALPTLVVYVVAGKYFVRGLTAGAVKG
- a CDS encoding carbohydrate ABC transporter permease — encoded protein: MSASRAPRSPWLPKLVVAPTFLLSFLFIYGLMAWNGYLSLSASRLLPNYEFVGLDQYRALFDNDRWWVALTNLGVFGVLFIGGTTVLGLLLAILLDQKIRAEGALRTIYLYPMALSFIVTGTAWKWILNPGLGIEHLVQSWGFENFRFDWLVDPDHALYCVVIAGIWQSSGFVMALFLAGLRGIDDSIIKAAQVDGASLARIYWRIIIPTLRPVFFSTVMVVAHIAIKSFDLVIALTAGGPGYATDLPATFMYTMAFSRGQIGLGAASATMMLATIAAIVVPYLYSELRSKS
- a CDS encoding ABC transporter substrate-binding protein, producing MMKLKQLAKATALVAVLAGAGAAHAGEVEVLHWWTSGGEAKAATALKAQLQKQGHTWKDFAVAGGGGDSAMTVLKSRVVSGNAPAAAQIKGPSLQEWAAEGVLTNIDGVAAAGKWDELIPPVVANIMKYKGHYIAAPVNVHRVNWLWVNPEALKKANAKVPTTWDEFFVTAEALKKAGIIPVAHGGQNWQDFTTFESVALGVGGVDFYKKALVQLDPATLQSPQMEKVLTTFKRIKDYTDKNAPGRDWNLATAMVIKGEAGMQLMGDWAKGEFVAAGKTPGKDFLCTAAPGTAKSYTFNIDSFAMFKLKNAANEKAQQDLATAIMSPEFQELFNLNKGSIPVRTGMNMAKFDDCAKQSAVDFAADAKSGTLVPSIAHGMAVPAAAEGAMKDVVSQFWNSDKMTAKEAQTRLVSASKTK
- a CDS encoding maltoporin, with translation MIRNAHAYKRIPLAVGLLMAAGASQAVDWTGYFRAGPGLTSNGTSRSCYALNGGTQGMKYRLGNECDFYGEFQLAQGFKKDGVEYKVTLMTDYYDGSTDNTKGDWDVAQMFAEAKGFDIAPEATFWIGKERGRRGDVHIVDTYFTEMVGVGAGAKGFTGLGPGKLGVAYYKTDKDSNERPGHRGNVEYVDAAVNDGGKLSVFGTVTKAQFAGGTNGWGLTFKHEQANLFGTGLNNVIWLQYAQGSTGLNSNFGNLTDTSAAKKYRVVESVNWQTGAWGGMAMVLYAQEKDNQGVATKSGSVGGRVSYAVTRNFKLLTEAGVSQYKPDGGQTARLTKLTFAPTLSVGPALMDRPEFRLYVTHAKWNRAAGNVTNNVNFEDKTSGTSFGAQVEVWF